The sequence below is a genomic window from Deinococcota bacterium.
CCCCGTAGCTGAACCACTCCTGGAAGTGCGCGTCGAAGTAGAGAATCGGCAGCGTCAGAACCAGGCTCAGCCAGAAGCGGTCCTTGAACATCTCGGGGCTGTGTCCGGCGTGCTTGTCGTGGTCCGCGTGGGGACCTTGCGCCGGAGAGGTCTCGAGCGGCCGGGCATGCTCGAGCCGGTCGCGAAGCCGGTCCTCGACTATGGTGACGGGCTCGGGGGTGACGGGCTCGGGGGTGACGGGCTCGGGGGTGACGGGCTCGGGAGTCGGCCCTTCGTCGTGCTCGTGGTGCCGGTGCTCGTTAGCCATGACGACCTGCTCCTCCGCTTTTACTCACTGTCAAGGTCAGCGTGCGTGGCGTGATCGGTCATGGCCGTTCCTTCGTGCCCCTCTCCGGTATGCATGCCGCCGCCGGGTTGGCCGAACGTGAGCGCAACGACCACGACTGCCGTGCTGATAACGATGAGCCAAAGGCTGCGCTTGACGACGGTGCTCATTCTCTTCCTCCTTGTAGGGTGGCGAGCGCCGCGTCGATCCCCGGGCGCTGCTGGTCGAAGGCGCCGTAGAAGGCTCTCTCGCCGATGACGGTCACGGGTGCGATGCGGACATTGGAGACGCGCTTCATCTCGTCTAGGTAGGCAGGGTCGGTGGTGACGTCCTTCTCCTCGAAGGCGAGGCCCTTATGCTCGAGGTAGCGTTTCACCGCGGCGCAGGCGCTGCAGCCGGGGGTGGTGTAGAGGGTGATGCTTGGGCTTGGCACGGTGTCTTGTATCCTCCTTTGGTCCGCCCGGACCCGCATTTTCAAGGGATTCGGGCGTCTTTGGTCTCTAGGCGGTCACAACCTCCGCTTGGCGTTCGCGGGGCGCGCTCCGTTCCGCTCTCATGGGCGGGGTGAAGCCGCGTAGGCGCAGGGCGTTGGTGAGGACGAAGACGCTCGAGACGGCCATCGCGGCTGCCGCGAAGACCGGGCTCAGCAGGATCCCGAAGACGGGGTAGAGCACACCCGCGGCGACGGGAATCAGGCTGGTGTTGTAGAAGAAGGCCCAGAAGAGGTTCTGTTTGATGTTGCGGATCGTCGCCTTTGAGATGCCTAAAGCGTTCGGAATGCCGCGCAGGTCCCCGGACATCAGCACCACGTCGGCGGACTCGATGGCAATATCGGTGCCGGTACCGATGGCGAGCCCCACGTCCGCATGGGCCAGCGCGGGCGCGTCGTTGATGCCGTCGCCGACGAAGGCGACCTTGTGGCCTGTCTCCTGAAGCCTCTTCACCGCAAGGATCTTGCCGTCGGGCAGGACCTCGGCGAGCACCTCGTCGATGCCGAGAAGGCGCGCGATGGCCTCGGCGGTGCGCCGGTTGTCCCCGGTGATCATGGCGACGCGCAAGCCGAGGCCGTGTAGCGCCCGGATCGCCTCGGGGCTC
It includes:
- a CDS encoding glutaredoxin family protein, which produces MPSPSITLYTTPGCSACAAVKRYLEHKGLAFEEKDVTTDPAYLDEMKRVSNVRIAPVTVIGERAFYGAFDQQRPGIDAALATLQGGRE